A genome region from Cerasicoccus sp. TK19100 includes the following:
- a CDS encoding M16 family metallopeptidase, protein MPEQSINGGLIESLAQETIHRYQLDNGLTVVHKEDRSAALISVQTWVKTGSIHEGNMLGAGLSHYLEHLLFKGTEKRGPLDISREINGCGGYINAYTTFDRTVYYIDGPSSAAATIFDVLADMSLYAALPEEEIIRERDVILREIDMGLDDPDRRLFHTFAHTAFREHPYRHPVIGHRKLFEGVTPADLRAYYRGRYAPNNLVLVVVGALSENECRDLAQQHFGAAPMRQLAPAFVPDEPAQLAPRSDRATGDFNVVRGFIGYKVPGLAAADAPALDVLARLMGNGASSWLWQSLREKQRLVHNISAGCWNPGDHGLLWISYLCDPGKREAVEAAIRSEIAIAQTKAPQPEELAKIVRQSLVGEVNARKTVSGQAARLGSAEVVAGDLGFPQQHLRRLSSLTPGAIRDAANRFLVDTGETATSIEPKTTTTSAPSVNTGKGLPDFEEVTLKNGARLFLQNGGSVPKTHLRYVARGGPLWDPAGQRGATGVFATLLARDTTKRTAAEIAGAIESVGGGFEEHVGNNTFGLSLETLSGDFPLAAELLSDALHHAAYLPTTFEIERDAQIASLQEDDDEVLEWSRRQLRAKYFGQHPYAVDYLGHEDDLKALNIDHIRSLAGRLLAGPNALMAVTGQFDRNRVVDTLGPILEALPGDFAHSPCPALEAPAETGSLTLERDREQAIVLVAYPDSGVENYEAYLAGEALDELFSGMSSQLFQKVREEKGMAYFVGSQRLLGINCGMFTFYAGTSPQQADEVEREILAEVERARAGGFTGQEWSACKTRLIVRREQAQQSPASRAMHACLNALYGQPVNSWRNYPDRVRNLSLDQLTTFATERFTPDKRLIVKTLPSKR, encoded by the coding sequence ATGCCTGAACAATCCATCAACGGCGGCCTCATCGAGTCGCTGGCCCAGGAAACCATCCACCGCTACCAGCTCGACAACGGCCTGACAGTCGTCCACAAGGAAGACCGTTCCGCCGCGTTAATTTCCGTCCAGACCTGGGTTAAAACAGGCAGCATTCACGAAGGCAATATGCTCGGGGCCGGACTCTCCCATTACCTGGAGCACCTCCTCTTCAAAGGCACCGAAAAGCGTGGGCCGCTCGACATCAGCCGCGAAATCAACGGCTGCGGCGGCTACATCAACGCCTACACCACCTTCGACCGCACCGTCTACTACATCGACGGCCCGTCCAGCGCCGCCGCAACGATCTTCGACGTCCTGGCCGACATGTCCCTCTACGCCGCCCTTCCGGAAGAGGAAATCATCCGCGAGCGCGACGTCATCCTGCGCGAGATCGACATGGGCCTCGATGACCCCGACCGCCGCCTTTTCCACACCTTTGCACACACCGCCTTCCGCGAGCACCCCTACCGCCACCCCGTTATCGGCCACCGCAAGCTGTTCGAGGGTGTCACCCCGGCCGATCTGCGCGCCTACTACCGCGGCCGCTACGCGCCAAACAATCTGGTGCTCGTCGTCGTGGGTGCCTTGTCGGAAAACGAGTGCCGCGACCTGGCCCAGCAGCACTTCGGTGCCGCACCGATGCGCCAGCTCGCTCCCGCCTTTGTCCCGGATGAACCGGCCCAGCTCGCCCCGCGCAGCGACCGCGCGACGGGAGATTTTAACGTCGTTCGCGGCTTCATCGGCTACAAAGTGCCTGGCCTCGCCGCAGCGGATGCCCCCGCGCTCGATGTGCTCGCCCGCCTGATGGGCAACGGCGCCAGCTCTTGGCTCTGGCAAAGCCTGCGCGAAAAACAGCGCCTCGTGCACAACATTAGCGCCGGTTGCTGGAACCCCGGCGACCACGGCCTGCTTTGGATCAGCTATCTCTGTGACCCCGGCAAACGCGAAGCCGTCGAAGCCGCCATCCGCAGCGAAATCGCCATTGCTCAGACCAAAGCGCCCCAACCCGAGGAGCTGGCGAAGATCGTCCGCCAGTCGCTCGTGGGCGAGGTCAACGCGCGCAAAACCGTCAGCGGCCAGGCCGCGCGCCTGGGCTCGGCAGAAGTCGTTGCCGGAGACCTCGGTTTTCCGCAGCAACACCTGCGCCGCCTAAGCAGCCTCACGCCAGGGGCCATTCGCGACGCCGCTAACCGCTTCCTCGTCGACACCGGCGAAACAGCCACCTCCATCGAGCCCAAGACCACTACTACCAGCGCGCCCTCGGTCAACACCGGCAAGGGCCTGCCCGACTTTGAAGAGGTCACGCTGAAGAACGGAGCCCGCCTGTTCCTGCAAAATGGCGGCAGCGTACCCAAGACCCACCTGCGCTACGTCGCCCGGGGCGGCCCCCTCTGGGACCCCGCTGGCCAGCGCGGTGCCACCGGCGTCTTCGCCACGCTCCTCGCCCGCGACACGACCAAGCGCACCGCCGCGGAAATCGCGGGCGCGATCGAATCTGTGGGCGGCGGCTTCGAGGAGCATGTTGGCAACAACACCTTTGGCCTCTCCCTGGAGACACTGAGCGGTGACTTCCCACTTGCCGCCGAGCTGCTCTCTGACGCGCTCCACCACGCCGCCTATTTGCCCACGACCTTCGAGATCGAGCGCGACGCCCAGATCGCCTCCCTACAGGAAGATGACGACGAGGTCCTCGAATGGAGCCGCCGCCAACTGCGCGCAAAATACTTCGGTCAGCATCCTTACGCGGTGGATTACCTCGGCCATGAAGACGACTTAAAGGCGCTGAATATCGACCACATTCGCTCGCTCGCTGGCAGGCTCCTCGCCGGCCCTAACGCGCTGATGGCCGTCACCGGGCAGTTCGACCGCAACCGCGTCGTAGACACGCTGGGACCCATTCTGGAGGCCTTACCCGGTGACTTCGCGCACTCGCCCTGCCCCGCGCTGGAAGCCCCGGCCGAAACGGGCTCGCTTACGCTGGAACGCGACCGCGAGCAGGCCATTGTCCTCGTTGCCTACCCGGACTCCGGCGTGGAAAATTACGAGGCTTACCTCGCCGGCGAAGCGCTGGACGAGCTCTTTAGCGGCATGTCCAGCCAGCTCTTTCAGAAGGTCCGTGAGGAAAAAGGCATGGCCTACTTTGTCGGCTCTCAGCGGCTGCTCGGGATTAACTGCGGCATGTTCACCTTTTACGCCGGCACCAGCCCGCAGCAGGCGGACGAGGTGGAGCGCGAAATCCTGGCCGAAGTCGAGCGCGCGCGCGCTGGCGGCTTCACTGGGCAAGAGTGGTCGGCCTGCAAAACCCGACTCATCGTCCGCCGAGAGCAGGCCCAGCAGTCCCCCGCCTCCCGGGCGATGCACGCCTGCCTGAACGCACTTTATGGCCAGCCGGTCAATTCTTGGCGCAATTATCCGGACCGTGTGCGCAATTTGAGCCTCGATCAGCTAACGACTTTCGCCACTGAACGCTTCACTCCTGATAAGCGGTTGATAGTGAAAACCTTGCCCAGCAAACGGTAG
- a CDS encoding HD family phosphohydrolase, which yields MPILPKKKSKKQQAADARRKRRDAEPKKAATFFETSQIVSAGIFLLIAVAIVVICFLGQSPAGPPVTPGQTAKVRIVADFPFSYESKLETERVRQQRRQRVVARGRYVEEPYQQFADSIAKLDSAIETELMPELVSLPKSEWEPVIDQFTATYGAETGFYISDDDIAILLEKTTPAERSSLLREGSLALRDVMRDGVYEEPGASQAAMEGSLVTTMVVLGLRSENLQTEQEAARLLNINLAGLGDDLSLSRALYRIFRKGVQPNVVYDSEATEKIKDQAAASVDPVTVSFQQGQVIVEPGNTITPEQVEAVAAYRKRLNESAEIVWGFNATLVQRSLMTVVLMICGILFMQTVFSIHGRSNRRFGLIATVLLVNLILLRLIQQLGETPLFGGNATLLALLSFAAPVALGAIMMAILVGPRPAALMAITVSALHSLMWGGSVDVFLTSLLGGMVAILYARDVRLRGKLMRAGLMSGLAVALIAAFMGFLNELAPVTVGQQVLTAIFSGVLTAVVVIGLLPLLEQLFKYTTDITLLELTDFNHPLLRKLQMDAPGTYHHSLMVANLAERAANEIGANPLLCRATSLFHDIGKMVKPEYFTENQHEGYNPHDELTPAMSALIIKSHVKEGVDMAKQNKLPEVFIDIIRQHHGTTLIKYFYSKACNRQQQTVLPLQSGISNPPFDTREDVDESTFRYEGPKPQTLEAAVIFFADAVEAASRSLKKVTPQSVEELVDSIFSARLDDGQLDEAPMTVAQIRKVRDSFCFTLLNMLHSRVQYPKDESGKKKRGQSAAPVPMNDPASDAPNPSNKRTAV from the coding sequence ATGCCGATTCTGCCCAAGAAAAAGTCGAAAAAACAGCAAGCCGCTGACGCGCGCCGCAAGCGCCGCGATGCGGAGCCTAAAAAAGCCGCGACCTTCTTTGAGACGAGCCAAATTGTCTCTGCGGGCATTTTCCTGCTCATTGCGGTGGCGATTGTCGTGATCTGTTTTCTGGGCCAATCCCCGGCCGGGCCTCCCGTTACGCCCGGCCAGACGGCCAAGGTGCGCATTGTCGCGGATTTCCCCTTCAGCTACGAGAGTAAGCTGGAAACCGAGCGCGTGCGCCAGCAGCGCCGCCAGCGTGTCGTGGCCCGCGGTCGTTACGTGGAGGAGCCATATCAGCAGTTTGCGGATTCCATCGCCAAGCTCGATTCCGCCATTGAAACCGAGCTCATGCCCGAGCTGGTCAGCCTGCCCAAGAGCGAATGGGAGCCAGTTATCGATCAATTTACCGCCACCTACGGTGCTGAAACGGGCTTTTACATCAGCGATGACGACATCGCCATTCTGCTGGAAAAAACCACGCCCGCCGAGCGCTCTTCCCTGCTGCGTGAAGGCTCGCTGGCGCTCCGCGACGTGATGCGTGACGGTGTTTACGAGGAGCCTGGCGCGAGTCAGGCCGCCATGGAGGGCTCCTTGGTTACGACCATGGTCGTCCTCGGCCTACGCAGTGAAAACCTGCAAACCGAGCAAGAGGCTGCGCGCCTGCTGAACATTAATTTGGCCGGTTTGGGCGACGATCTCAGCCTCTCCCGCGCGCTGTATCGCATCTTCCGCAAGGGGGTGCAGCCGAACGTGGTTTACGACTCCGAGGCCACGGAAAAGATCAAGGATCAGGCCGCCGCGAGTGTCGATCCGGTCACCGTCAGCTTTCAGCAGGGCCAGGTAATCGTCGAGCCCGGCAACACGATCACCCCCGAGCAGGTGGAGGCCGTCGCGGCCTACCGCAAGCGCCTCAACGAGAGCGCGGAAATCGTCTGGGGGTTCAATGCCACCCTCGTCCAGCGCTCGCTGATGACGGTGGTGCTGATGATCTGCGGCATCCTGTTCATGCAGACGGTGTTTTCCATCCATGGCCGCTCGAATCGCCGCTTTGGCCTGATCGCGACGGTGCTGCTGGTAAACCTGATTTTGCTTCGCCTGATTCAGCAACTGGGCGAAACGCCGCTCTTTGGCGGTAACGCGACTTTGTTGGCGCTGTTGTCTTTTGCCGCGCCGGTGGCTTTGGGCGCGATTATGATGGCGATCCTCGTTGGCCCGCGTCCGGCGGCGCTGATGGCGATCACGGTCAGCGCGCTGCACTCGCTGATGTGGGGCGGCTCGGTGGATGTCTTCTTGACCTCGCTGCTCGGCGGTATGGTGGCGATCCTTTACGCGCGGGACGTTCGTTTACGCGGCAAGCTGATGCGCGCGGGCTTGATGTCCGGCCTGGCCGTGGCGTTGATCGCGGCGTTTATGGGCTTTTTGAACGAGCTGGCACCGGTCACGGTTGGCCAGCAGGTGCTGACGGCGATCTTCTCCGGCGTGTTGACGGCGGTCGTGGTTATCGGCCTGCTGCCGCTGCTGGAGCAGCTTTTTAAATACACCACGGACATCACTTTGCTGGAGCTGACGGACTTTAATCACCCGCTGCTGCGCAAGCTCCAGATGGACGCCCCCGGCACCTACCACCACTCGCTCATGGTGGCCAATCTCGCCGAGCGCGCCGCCAACGAGATCGGGGCCAATCCACTGCTTTGCCGGGCTACGAGCCTCTTCCACGACATCGGCAAAATGGTGAAGCCGGAGTATTTCACGGAAAACCAGCACGAGGGTTACAATCCGCATGATGAGCTGACGCCCGCCATGAGCGCGCTGATCATCAAGAGCCACGTCAAGGAAGGCGTGGACATGGCCAAGCAGAACAAGCTCCCGGAGGTGTTTATCGACATCATCCGCCAGCACCATGGCACGACGCTGATCAAATATTTCTACAGCAAGGCGTGCAACCGCCAGCAGCAGACCGTGCTGCCGCTACAGTCTGGCATCTCCAACCCGCCCTTTGACACGCGGGAGGACGTCGACGAGAGCACCTTCCGCTATGAGGGGCCCAAGCCGCAGACGCTAGAGGCCGCAGTGATCTTTTTCGCCGACGCTGTCGAGGCCGCCTCACGCAGCCTGAAAAAAGTCACCCCGCAAAGCGTGGAGGAGCTGGTGGACAGTATTTTCTCCGCGCGCCTGGACGACGGCCAGCTCGATGAAGCGCCGATGACGGTGGCACAGATCCGCAAGGTCCGCGACAGCTTTTGCTTTACCCTGCTCAATATGTTGCACAGCCGCGTGCAATATCCCAAGGATGAGAGTGGGAAAAAAAAGCGGGGACAGTCAGCCGCCCCGGTCCCGATGAATGATCCCGCCAGCGATGCCCCGAATCCTTCAAATAAACGCACAGCAGTATAG
- a CDS encoding PhoH family protein, producing the protein MATEKLQFPSPRHLSSLYCSKDENLDRAEKTFDVTIVTREDWLDLEGEEKSVAAAADFFKTLDAARTQGINLTDNDFRNILETFERGDGGDVMEVFNDPLIIRLRKASIVPKTINQKRYLQFIQKNDVVFGIGPAGTGKTYLAMAAALYALQEGDVKRIIITRPAVEAGEALGFLPGELEQKLDPYLRPIYDAMFDMLGKTDAEKMREKGLIEIAPLAYMRGRTLSDAYVILDEAQNTTHEQMMMFLTRLGEGSKMIITGDITQVDLPRSKMSGLKQAVQILANIKGIKLFYFDAMDVVRHPLVSRIIQAYEKSNLEKQNGR; encoded by the coding sequence ATGGCTACTGAAAAGCTTCAATTTCCCAGCCCGCGTCACCTCAGCTCGCTCTATTGCAGCAAGGACGAAAATCTGGACCGGGCCGAGAAAACATTCGACGTCACCATCGTCACCCGTGAGGACTGGCTCGACCTGGAGGGGGAGGAAAAGAGCGTCGCCGCGGCGGCAGACTTCTTTAAGACCCTCGACGCCGCTCGCACCCAGGGCATCAACCTGACGGACAACGATTTCCGTAATATCCTGGAGACCTTTGAGCGCGGCGATGGCGGTGATGTCATGGAGGTTTTTAACGACCCGCTGATCATCCGCCTGCGCAAGGCCAGCATCGTCCCCAAGACGATCAACCAGAAGCGCTACCTGCAATTTATTCAGAAGAACGACGTCGTTTTCGGCATCGGCCCGGCGGGCACGGGTAAGACCTACCTCGCCATGGCTGCGGCGCTCTACGCGCTGCAGGAGGGCGACGTAAAGCGCATTATCATTACCCGGCCGGCGGTCGAGGCGGGTGAGGCGCTGGGCTTCCTGCCCGGTGAGCTAGAGCAGAAGCTCGACCCCTACCTGCGCCCGATTTACGACGCCATGTTCGACATGCTCGGCAAGACCGACGCCGAGAAAATGCGCGAAAAGGGCCTGATTGAAATCGCCCCGCTGGCCTACATGCGCGGCCGCACGCTTTCCGACGCCTACGTGATTCTCGACGAGGCGCAAAACACGACCCACGAGCAAATGATGATGTTCCTGACGCGCCTGGGCGAGGGATCGAAAATGATCATCACGGGGGACATCACCCAGGTGGACCTTCCGCGCTCCAAGATGTCGGGCCTCAAACAGGCCGTGCAAATTCTCGCTAACATCAAGGGCATCAAGCTCTTTTACTTCGACGCGATGGACGTCGTCCGTCACCCGCTCGTGAGCCGCATCATCCAGGCCTACGAAAAAAGCAACCTTGAGAAACAGAACGGCCGGTAG
- a CDS encoding S24/S26 family peptidase: MNTSTAINALTTLLLAVLMSGCAAQDRPNLSAPSSALSFRESSRAALTVEDQQDGRISAPAQGSSMQPLYGPNAYLVINPIEFHELKPGMLVAYKNLQGMRVVHEIVDREDGFWTVKGINNDFEDADYVTPSNLIGVVYGSFVAAQ, translated from the coding sequence ATGAATACCAGCACCGCCATTAATGCCCTGACCACATTGCTCCTCGCCGTGCTGATGAGCGGTTGTGCTGCCCAGGATCGGCCAAATCTCTCGGCCCCCAGTTCCGCGCTATCTTTCCGCGAATCAAGCCGCGCCGCACTCACAGTGGAAGACCAACAGGATGGCCGCATCAGCGCGCCGGCGCAAGGCTCCTCCATGCAGCCGCTTTATGGCCCCAACGCCTATCTGGTCATCAACCCGATTGAGTTTCACGAGCTAAAGCCGGGTATGCTCGTCGCTTATAAGAACCTGCAGGGCATGCGTGTCGTCCACGAAATCGTCGACCGCGAAGATGGCTTCTGGACCGTAAAGGGCATCAATAACGACTTTGAAGACGCTGACTACGTGACGCCCAGCAACCTCATTGGCGTGGTCTATGGTTCCTTCGTTGCCGCTCAATAA
- a CDS encoding type II secretion system protein: MRELLLNKCRPGRPRAAFTLVELLTVVAIIAILASILIPVVGQVRKKAQQADSTSRLRSLGSAALLYASEHDGSWPRSTHAYSREEPQWWLALAPYLGSDVSLASDPRVQDLLNGVLRDPLDLEETVAGQSNRFSYGLNVHLQLGELDDYPGKPQRWHKVYSVPFPASTVMFASNRLETSDHFMAHDWATTADAEHDLDPRLDDRASFVYCDGHVEWLAAAETFNPGNGVNHWNPSLAGAK; this comes from the coding sequence ATGCGTGAACTTCTACTAAACAAGTGCCGTCCGGGTCGCCCCCGGGCGGCCTTCACGCTGGTCGAACTGCTCACGGTCGTGGCGATTATTGCGATCCTGGCCAGCATCCTGATCCCGGTAGTGGGGCAGGTCCGCAAAAAAGCCCAGCAGGCCGACTCCACCTCCCGCCTGCGCAGCCTGGGCAGCGCCGCTCTGCTCTACGCCAGCGAGCACGACGGCTCTTGGCCCCGCAGCACCCACGCCTACAGTCGCGAGGAGCCCCAGTGGTGGCTCGCCCTCGCCCCCTACCTCGGCAGTGATGTTTCTCTCGCCTCCGACCCGCGTGTCCAGGATTTGCTCAATGGCGTCCTCCGCGACCCGCTCGACCTTGAGGAGACGGTGGCGGGCCAAAGCAACCGCTTTAGCTACGGCCTGAATGTCCACCTGCAGTTGGGCGAGCTCGACGACTACCCAGGCAAGCCTCAGCGCTGGCATAAGGTTTACAGTGTGCCCTTCCCCGCCAGCACGGTGATGTTCGCTAGCAACCGCCTGGAAACGAGCGACCACTTCATGGCCCACGATTGGGCGACGACTGCCGATGCCGAACACGATCTGGACCCCCGCCTAGACGACCGCGCGAGCTTCGTTTACTGCGATGGCCATGTGGAATGGCTTGCTGCCGCCGAGACCTTTAACCCGGGCAATGGGGTAAACCACTGGAACCCGTCTCTCGCTGGTGCCAAGTAA
- a CDS encoding FmdB family zinc ribbon protein gives MPIYEYHCPDCDSDHEILVRSSDEPPKCPACGGDHLDKQFSTFAASGAPASSGGSSCCHSGGCGCGPSHGRN, from the coding sequence ATGCCAATTTACGAATACCATTGCCCGGATTGCGACAGCGACCACGAGATCCTAGTCCGTAGCTCCGATGAACCGCCCAAGTGCCCGGCCTGCGGCGGTGACCACCTGGACAAGCAGTTCTCCACCTTCGCTGCCAGTGGCGCGCCAGCCAGCAGTGGCGGCAGCAGTTGCTGTCACTCCGGCGGCTGCGGCTGCGGCCCTTCCCACGGGCGCAATTAA
- a CDS encoding response regulator — translation MIRVFIIEDQTILREFTRSLVNHCPTLELVGETGDGLDGFNQVMKLKPDMLILDVVLPGLNGISVMKRLRKELPEIRVLGFSSFHNKSLVKQMIEAGACGLVQKTESLDILETAINKVALGQTYFSPEIAEIMRELMLNPERVSTIDDLTNREVEILKLIAESHSNKEIASLLNISVKTAETHRNRIISKLNIHDAPGLTRFAIANGLVSVYCD, via the coding sequence ATGATACGAGTCTTCATCATAGAGGATCAAACGATCCTGCGCGAGTTCACCCGCTCCCTAGTCAACCACTGCCCGACGCTTGAACTCGTTGGAGAAACCGGCGACGGTTTAGACGGTTTTAACCAAGTAATGAAGCTCAAGCCGGACATGCTTATTCTCGATGTCGTCCTACCCGGACTAAACGGCATTAGCGTGATGAAGCGTCTTCGCAAGGAGCTACCCGAAATCCGCGTTCTGGGCTTTTCGTCCTTCCACAACAAGAGCCTCGTCAAGCAGATGATCGAAGCCGGTGCCTGTGGCTTGGTCCAGAAAACCGAGAGTCTCGACATTCTCGAAACGGCCATCAACAAAGTCGCTCTGGGCCAAACTTACTTCAGCCCGGAAATCGCCGAGATCATGCGCGAATTAATGCTCAACCCCGAGCGCGTCAGCACAATAGACGACCTGACCAATCGCGAAGTGGAGATCCTTAAATTGATCGCAGAAAGCCATAGTAACAAGGAGATCGCGAGTCTTCTAAATATAAGCGTAAAAACTGCGGAAACCCACCGCAACCGCATCATTTCAAAACTCAATATCCACGACGCACCTGGCCTCACCCGATTCGCCATCGCCAATGGCTTGGTCAGCGTTTACTGCGATTAG
- a CDS encoding HIT family protein, which yields MDSLHAYWRMAYIEAPKADREGGNPFTRIPASEDDRGNYMVWRGEHSFLVMNKFPYNAGHLLVAPYREVPQLTDLSAAERADLMETIVLGQQILTDALHPDGFNVGFNFGDAAGAGIPQHLHCHIVPRWNGDTNFMPVLGNTKVLPESMDAMWERLREFTPAHANS from the coding sequence ATGGATTCTTTGCACGCCTATTGGCGAATGGCCTACATCGAAGCTCCCAAAGCAGACCGCGAGGGCGGGAATCCCTTTACCCGCATCCCGGCAAGTGAGGACGACCGCGGCAACTACATGGTCTGGCGCGGCGAGCATTCGTTCCTGGTCATGAATAAATTTCCGTATAACGCCGGGCACCTCCTGGTCGCGCCTTACCGCGAAGTGCCGCAGCTCACCGACCTCTCCGCCGCCGAGCGCGCGGACCTGATGGAGACCATCGTGCTGGGCCAGCAAATCCTGACCGATGCCCTGCACCCGGACGGGTTTAACGTGGGCTTCAACTTCGGCGATGCCGCCGGCGCGGGCATCCCGCAACATTTGCACTGCCACATCGTTCCACGCTGGAACGGCGACACCAATTTCATGCCCGTTTTGGGGAACACCAAAGTCCTGCCCGAAAGCATGGACGCCATGTGGGAGCGCTTGCGCGAATTTACCCCGGCGCACGCCAATTCCTAA
- the ybeY gene encoding rRNA maturation RNase YbeY, with protein MPRILQINAQQYSRLTVDEGSLERAFAALDNWGQYNAPDGELSLVFLTDDELAQIHADFLDDPSPTDVITFPGDDEMDFAGEICVSVDRALSEAPSQGWSFAEELTLYLVHGWLHLAGLDDLDEESRSEMRVAEKLCIERLKTLSAMPIFALKN; from the coding sequence ATGCCCCGAATCCTTCAAATAAACGCACAGCAGTATAGCCGCCTGACCGTCGATGAGGGCAGCCTGGAACGCGCCTTTGCCGCCTTGGATAACTGGGGCCAATACAACGCGCCCGATGGTGAGCTGTCCCTCGTTTTTTTAACCGACGACGAACTCGCACAAATTCACGCTGACTTCCTCGATGACCCGAGCCCGACGGACGTCATTACCTTCCCCGGTGACGACGAAATGGACTTCGCCGGTGAGATCTGTGTGAGCGTGGATCGTGCGCTGTCCGAGGCCCCCAGCCAGGGCTGGTCTTTTGCGGAGGAGTTGACCTTGTATCTGGTCCACGGCTGGCTGCACCTGGCGGGACTGGACGATTTGGATGAGGAATCCCGCTCAGAAATGCGGGTCGCGGAAAAACTTTGCATTGAGCGGTTGAAAACATTGAGCGCTATGCCCATATTTGCGCTTAAGAATTAA
- a CDS encoding HesB/IscA family protein, translating to MSDSATLNPPADIRIGDERLIQLTESAGKKASALIAREQKGEYLRVAINGGGCNGLSYKMKFVAAPKKSDILVPTSGVHVVVDMKSALYLKGTIMDYSDKLVGGGFKFTNPNAKSSCSCGESFSV from the coding sequence ATGTCCGATTCTGCGACGCTCAACCCACCGGCCGATATCCGCATTGGCGACGAACGCCTGATCCAGCTGACCGAGTCCGCTGGTAAGAAGGCCAGCGCCCTCATCGCCCGAGAACAAAAGGGTGAATACCTGCGTGTGGCGATCAATGGCGGCGGCTGCAATGGCCTGTCTTACAAGATGAAATTCGTCGCTGCGCCCAAGAAGAGCGACATCCTCGTGCCCACCAGTGGCGTGCATGTGGTGGTCGACATGAAGAGCGCACTCTACCTGAAAGGGACCATCATGGACTACTCGGATAAGTTGGTCGGCGGGGGCTTCAAGTTTACCAACCCCAACGCCAAGAGCAGCTGCTCCTGCGGGGAAAGCTTCTCGGTTTAA
- a CDS encoding S24/S26 family peptidase — translation MKNATVCLLFTLLAGFLCSAFADDDATSRMVTNVNMVRAIQDAEVVVAQNRNWRVMVGDGHSMAPYFHEGSVLLVDRARFDDLKPGMMVVFRDDEGDLVGHWLVSRIRDHWVTRGVNNKRHDPGFMSRPDYEGVVFGVLHSSGQDAEGLAYAGQLGLPIVLGKSR, via the coding sequence ATGAAAAATGCCACCGTCTGCTTACTATTTACACTACTAGCCGGCTTTCTTTGCTCGGCTTTTGCCGATGATGACGCGACCTCAAGGATGGTCACCAATGTGAACATGGTCCGCGCGATCCAGGACGCGGAAGTCGTGGTCGCGCAAAATCGAAACTGGCGCGTCATGGTTGGCGATGGCCATTCAATGGCACCGTATTTTCATGAAGGTTCGGTCCTGCTAGTGGACCGCGCACGTTTTGATGACCTAAAGCCGGGCATGATGGTGGTCTTCCGCGATGACGAGGGTGACCTGGTGGGGCACTGGCTGGTGTCTCGCATACGTGACCACTGGGTGACGCGGGGGGTGAATAACAAGCGGCACGACCCGGGTTTTATGTCGCGGCCAGACTACGAGGGCGTGGTGTTCGGGGTGCTGCATTCCTCCGGGCAAGATGCCGAGGGGTTGGCTTATGCGGGGCAGCTTGGCTTGCCCATTGTGCTGGGCAAAAGTCGTTGA
- a CDS encoding PEP-CTERM sorting domain-containing protein, with protein MYLNKYLSFSGLILTAGAASLQAAELSGVGQVMPMVHISIEFNEFSGTLGAHVDSEIPQLTPLSIASPGDSFNPSAPWFETLDPSQEGQAFTRRFGFVSTLDPAPSNRSFWISLDAPSAGLEAYYYRETPATFDPIFGTDGSDFIWEYPGSMTHPVFTTQSTGNISLSGTIYIGDATGAIDNTYAAAPFTLNFTAVPEPGTYALIAGLGVLGLVALRRRQQG; from the coding sequence ATGTACTTAAATAAATATCTTTCATTCTCCGGTCTAATTCTCACTGCGGGCGCTGCCTCGCTGCAAGCCGCCGAGCTCTCGGGCGTCGGCCAAGTCATGCCGATGGTCCACATCAGCATCGAGTTTAACGAATTCAGCGGCACGCTCGGTGCGCACGTTGACTCCGAGATTCCGCAGCTGACCCCGCTCAGCATCGCCTCGCCCGGCGACTCGTTTAACCCCTCCGCACCGTGGTTCGAAACGCTCGACCCCAGCCAGGAGGGTCAGGCCTTTACCCGCCGCTTCGGCTTCGTCTCCACGCTGGACCCCGCGCCGAGCAACCGCTCGTTCTGGATCAGCCTGGACGCGCCTTCCGCCGGGCTGGAGGCCTATTACTACCGCGAAACCCCCGCCACGTTCGACCCGATTTTCGGCACCGATGGCAGTGATTTCATCTGGGAATACCCGGGCTCAATGACACACCCGGTCTTCACCACCCAAAGCACTGGCAACATCTCGCTAAGCGGGACGATCTACATTGGCGACGCGACCGGTGCGATTGATAACACCTATGCCGCCGCGCCATTTACGCTGAACTTCACCGCCGTGCCCGAGCCGGGCACCTACGCGCTGATCGCGGGCCTCGGCGTGCTGGGGCTCGTTGCGCTACGCCGCCGTCAACAAGGGTAG